In one window of Helianthus annuus cultivar XRQ/B chromosome 17, HanXRQr2.0-SUNRISE, whole genome shotgun sequence DNA:
- the LOC110922512 gene encoding uncharacterized protein LOC110922512 — protein sequence MKLHGFNIIHPRLSSLTLEDGGIDVNVATPRLKNLTVINWSRMLLVDAPDLASLHYKDHHGKLLKFSTELRHLEKVVVCIQCSNEDKEYTRNIVCLLQQLRSVKFLTLNLELVKCLSSSVELISHQPSPFTNLKSLKIYPADVSKPEVTMYTEVKNYLLGSSQGATFTLVSYEEVRAVMDVTSARNLMTKLKVLLDQWQEYSETKMAHIEQDEAPMETVHEQVKVEEQTDTKMKWHFGGRMAQIKSYWGDLNDQCEKASNNMGLISSMLQETIEVMTRLPTSHQAKLQERFFGLSAEAETIMEGVMDRMKILFDKRPSHSNVYFHELAASQSLS from the exons ATGAAATTGCATGGTTTTAATATAATTCATCCTAGACTATCTAGTCTAACACTTGAAGATGGTGGTATTGATGTCAATGTGGCTACGCCTCGACTTAAGAATCTCACTGTGATAAACTGGTCAAGGATGCTTTTGGTTGATGCACCCGATCTTGCCTCCTTGCATTATAAAGATCATCATGgtaaacttttgaagttttctacTGAGCTTCGTCACTTGGAGAAGGTGGTTGTATGTATTCAATGTTCCAATGAAGATAAGGAATATACTCGTAACATTGTTTGTCTTCTTCAACAGCTCCGTAGTGTCAAATTTCTTACACTTAACTTGGAACTTGTCAAG TGTCTTTCTTCATCGGTGGAATTAATTTCACATCAACCTTCGCCATTTACTAACTTAAAGAGTTTAAAGATTTATCCAGCTGATGTTTCCAAGCCAGAAGTAACCATGTATACTGAAGTTAAAAACTATTTGCTAGGTAGTTCTCAAGGTGCCACCTTCACATTGGTTTCATATGAG GAGGTTAGAGCTGTGATGGATGTTACATCAGCACGAAACCTTATGACAAAATTGAAGGTGCTACTAGATCAATGGCAAGAATATAGTGAAACTAAGATGGCTCATATAGAGCAAGACGAGGCACCAATGGAGACGGTACATGAGCAAGTGAAAGTGGAAGAACAGACAGACACGAAAATGAAGTGGCATTTTGGGGGAAGAATGGCACAAATCAAAAGCTATTGGGGAGATCTGAATGATCAGTGTGAGAAAGCGTCTAATAATATGGGCCTCATAAGTTCAATGTTGCAAGAGACTATAGAAGTAATGACAAGGCTGCCTACATCACATCAGGCTAAGTTGCAAGAAAGGTTTTTTGGTTTGTCTGCAGAGGCTGAGACTATCATGGAAGGTGTGATGGATCGCATGAAGATCCTATTTGATAAGAGGCCGAGCCATTCAAATGTCTACTTTCATGAACTTGCAGCATCACAATCGCTTTCTTGA
- the LOC110921451 gene encoding uncharacterized protein LOC110921451, which translates to MRSLQSCCFLLIFCCLVSQIYASSDAAAAIMYDKFFFEGSWIVSEKKGDNHSGSRGDIKETKQLTRQNNLRKTAYCCEVDWGTFECWELEFLCQKRCEEVDETCRVV; encoded by the exons ATGCGTTCTTTGCAGTCTTGTTGTTTTCTTCTCATCTTTTGCTGTTTAGTTTCACAGATTTACGCTTCttctgatgctgctgctgct aTAATGTACGACAAGTTCTTCTTTGAGGGTAGTTGGATCGTCTCTGAGAAGAAAGGAGATAATCATTCTg GAAGCAGAGGTGATATCAAGGAGACAAAACAACTAACAAGACAAAATAATCTTCGTAAAACAGCGTATTGCTGCGAGGTAGATTGGGGCACCTTTGAATGTTGGGAGTTAGAATTTCTTTGTCAGAAACGCTGCGAAGAGGTAGATGAGACATGTAGGGTGGTGTGA
- the LOC110921452 gene encoding uncharacterized protein LOC110921452: MRSLQFCCFVLIIGCLVSQIYASSYAAILYDKFFFEGSQIVSEKGDHSGSRSEIKETKQLTRQNSGDILAKTYCCYEDWGAETCWKTDFMCNMHCDNWCKEE, encoded by the exons ATGCGTTCTTTGCAGTTTTGTTGTTTTGTTCTGATCATTGGTTGTTTGGTTTCACAGATTTATGCATCTTCCTATGCTGCT aTATTGTACGACAAGTTCTTCTTTGAGGGGAGTCAGATCGTGTCTGAGAAGGGAGATCATTCTG GAAGCAGAAGTGAGATCAAGGAGACAAAACAACTAACAAGACAAAATAGTGGTGATATTCTTGCAAAAACGTATTGCTGCTATGAAGATTGGGGCGCTGAAACGTGTTGGAAGACAGACTTTATGTGTAATATGCACTGCGACAATTGGTGTAAGGAGGAATGA
- the LOC110925674 gene encoding F-box/FBD/LRR-repeat protein At5g56420: protein MDSRHGKVRLKVESDRLSNLPNDLIHKILSFIDVKYAIRTSALSSRWRYIWTSMPCLNFSSEGFHSLPEFSKFVTRVLSTRNNKTEVHYVKLAFCGKASEAFVKRILKYAFSHNVQQLDVTCLPGKKGYHEDLCESPLSVFSSQSLKNLTMSGYGYRHFIMFPPTWYLPALTTLNLLCVAMNYDDTTDKCAGLLSNCANLKNLTLNNCRIPGGQSKDLHLCHLGLSNLTLEDGGYNAVYVDTPQLKKFTIINWPGIRLVSAPNLASLRYKDDTNNYFGNPLKVSSDLLHLEKVDICIQCSHECKDYAQDIVRLLQQLRSVKFLTLNLELLKLLVSSVELISDQPSPFTDLKSLKIYPADITKPEVTMSTEVKNFLLDSSHGATFTPVSYEEVRAVRNVASAENLMRKLQVLLDKWTENSEINTTDMEQDKAPMESQTATMHEQVEVENERAFPDTKIKWHFGERMTHIESYWEGLNEQYEKGYENTGHTISMLREIKVILTKLPASYRDKLEGRFSGLCVEAETIMDNVMDCMKIKCGKTPHRSNVSSHELVTSPQRSS from the exons ATGGATTCCAGGCATGGTAAAGTTAGATTGAAAGTAGAAAGTGATAGACTAAGCAATTTGCCAAACGATCTTATCCATAAAATCCTCTCTTTTATTGACGTTAAATATGCGATCCGAACAAGTGCTTTGTCATCTAGATGGAGGTATATCTGGACTTCAATGCCCTGTCTTAATTTCTCAAGTGAGGGTTTCCATTCGTTGCCCGAGTTCTCCAAATTTGTTACACGTGTTCTGTCTACCCGAAACAATAAAACAGAAGTGCATTATGTCAAGCTGGCTTTTTGTGGAAAGGCTAGCGAGGCATTTGTCAAAAGAATTTTGAAATATGCATTTTCCCACAATGTCCAACAGCTGGACGTTACTTGCTTGCCTGGAAAGAAGGGGTATCATGAGGATTTATGCGAATCCCCTCTTTCTGTCTTTAGTTCTCAGTCTCTCAAAAATCTGACGATGTCTGGGTATGGTTACAGACATTTCATTATGTTCCCACCTACTTGGTACTTACCTGCTTTAACAACATTGAATCTACTTTGTGTCGCAATGAATTATGATGACACTACTGACAAGTGTGCTGGTCTTTTATCCAATTGCGCAAACTTGAAGAATCTCACCTTAAACAATTGCAGAATTCCGGGGGGTCAATCGAAGGATCTCCATCTATGCCATCTTGGACTATCTAATCTAACACTTGAAGATGGTGGTTATAATGCTGTCTATGTGGATACACCTCAACTTAAGAAATTCACTATAATAAATTGGCCAGGGATACGTTTGGTTTCCGCACCCAACCTTGCCTCCTTGCGTTATAAAGATGATACAAATAATTATTTTGGTAATCCTTTGAAGGTTTCTTCCGACCTTCTTCATTTGGAAAAGGTGGATATATGTATTCAATGTTCCCATGAATGTAAGGATTACGCTCAAGATATTGTTCGTCTGCTTCAACAACTCCGTAGTGTCAAATTTCTTACACTTAACTTGGAACTTCTCAAG CTTCTAGTTTCATCAGTGGAACTAATCTCAGATCAACCTTCGCCATTTACCGACTTAAAGAGTTTAAAGATTTATCCAGCTGATATTACCAAGCCAGAAGTAACCATGTCTACTGAGGTCAAAAACTTTTTGCTAGATAGTTCTCATGGTGCCACCTTTACACCGGTTTCATATGAG GAGGTTCGAGCTGTTAGGAATGTTGCATCAGCAGAAAACCTTATGAGAAAGTTGCAGGTGCTACTAGATAAGTGGACAGAAAATAGTGAAATAAATACGACTGATATGGAGCAGGACAAGGCACCAATGGAAAGCCAAACGGCAACAATGCATGAGCAAGTGGAAGTTGAGAACGAAAGGGCATTTCCGGACACGAAAATCAAATGGCATTTTGGGGAAAGAATGACACATATCGAGAGCTATTGGGAAGGTCTGAATGAGCAGTATGAGAAAGGGTATGAAAATACTGGTCACACAATTTCAATGTTGCGGGAGATTAAAGTGATACTGACAAAGTTGCCTGCATCATATCGGGATAAGTTGGAAGGAAGGTTTTCTGGTTTGTGTGTAGAGGCTGAGACAATCATGGATAATGTGATGGATTGTATGAAGATCAAATGCGGTAAGACGCCACATCGTTCAAATGTCTCCTCTCATGAACTTGTTACGTCACCACAGCGATCTTCTTGA